In Bacteroidota bacterium, the DNA window TTGATGAATGCCTTCCCGCCTTCGTCTGCAGGATGAGCCTTTCCGCTATAGACGATTTGAACCGGTCGGTCGGCATGGCCGAGGATTCGGGCCAGGCGTTCCGGATCGTGGAACAGAAGATCGGCGCGCTTATACGTTGCAAATCGTCGGGCAAAGCCGATCGTGAGTGCAAACGGATTGAAGAGCGCACCACGGGCAATCAACTCCGTCGGGTCGGTATCCGATACTGCACGCAGTCTGGCATTGATGAACTGTCCCAGATGTGCCGACAGCTCTTTGCGCGCATGCCAGAGGATATGATCCGGGATCGTCGCAACACGGGTCCAGAACTCGGCATCGGACTGATGTTCGCGCCAATCGTCCGGCAGCGCGAGGTGGAATAATTCTTCCATCTCCGGCGCGAGCCATGTCGAGACATGGACGCCGTTGGTGATCGAAACGATGGGGGCGCTCATCGTCTCGTACTCCGGCCACATCGTCCGCGTTACTTCCTGATGTTTCTTACTGACTGCGTTGTGATATCGTGTCATCGACATCGCCAGCGCAGTCATATTGAACATCTCGCTCCAGCCTTCGTGATGCAACCCAAGCGAGAGGAATTCCGCTTTCGAAATACCGAGTTCGTTGATCGTCTCTTGAAAATATTCGACGACAAGCTCCGGATCGAACGTATCGTGTCCGGCAGGAACAATGGTATGTGTCGTGAACACACTCGTATGACGAATATGCTCCAGCGCTTCGCGGAAGGTCATCCCGGCATGCATCTCGTTGCGAAGCCGCTCGACAAAGAGGAATGCCGAATGTCCTTCATTCGCGTGCCACGCTGCCGGTTTAATACCGAGTGCGTTGAGCACTCGAACACCGCCGACGCCGAGGGCGATTTCCTGTCGCAGGCGGTAGATCTTATCGCCGCCATAGAGTCTGCGCGTGATCTCGCGGTCGGACGGTGCATTCTCGTCAAGGTCCGAATCGAGCAGGTAGATCGTCACGGTACCAACGGCAACCTTCCAGACCTTCAGATGCAATCGTGTCGGTTCTGCATCGAGCCGCAACGAAATGCGAAGTGGCGAACCGTCCGAGTTCAGTACCTGCTGCAAGGCAGCATGCGAGAGATCGATGTGTTTGTACTCCGCGATCTGTTCGCCGGAATGATCGATATGCTGCTCGAAAAACCCGTACGGATACATGAACCCTACGGCAACGAGCGGGACACCGAGTTCGTCGGCGGTCTTGACATGATCACCGGCCAGAATGCCAAGGCCTCCGCTATAGATCGGCAAACTCGAATGCAATCCGTATTCCGCGCTGAAATAGGCGATCGGGTTTGCACCGGTATA includes these proteins:
- the glgP gene encoding alpha-glucan family phosphorylase codes for the protein MNEVAELRSRLPKKIERLADVAYDLWWSSSRHARAVFRMVSRYHWSASEHNPIQLLKEVDPARFVALAEDEDFLRTYRVMLAHYDIECERSTKWFDSEVLYTGANPIAYFSAEYGLHSSLPIYSGGLGILAGDHVKTADELGVPLVAVGFMYPYGFFEQHIDHSGEQIAEYKHIDLSHAALQQVLNSDGSPLRISLRLDAEPTRLHLKVWKVAVGTVTIYLLDSDLDENAPSDREITRRLYGGDKIYRLRQEIALGVGGVRVLNALGIKPAAWHANEGHSAFLFVERLRNEMHAGMTFREALEHIRHTSVFTTHTIVPAGHDTFDPELVVEYFQETINELGISKAEFLSLGLHHEGWSEMFNMTALAMSMTRYHNAVSKKHQEVTRTMWPEYETMSAPIVSITNGVHVSTWLAPEMEELFHLALPDDWREHQSDAEFWTRVATIPDHILWHARKELSAHLGQFINARLRAVSDTDPTELIARGALFNPFALTIGFARRFATYKRADLLFHDPERLARILGHADRPVQIVYSGKAHPADEGGKAFIKEVWQYAQDPRFHGKVFFLENYSMHTAKFLVQGCDLWLNTPRAPLEASGTSGMKAAINGVPNLSVLDGWWLEAYNGKNGWAIDSNDKLSEQEQDAADAEQLYRMLEEQIVPLYYDRDLNHVPVKWLAVVKESIASVLPRFSSARMMRDYVAELYLPAIGKS